From a single Kitasatospora azatica KCTC 9699 genomic region:
- a CDS encoding putative T7SS-secreted protein: MGFLDSVGDGLEGLYKDGKKAVGQAIDQNAHALGGMLDFVGLHEAAHAVDTFGDKVADNLGAQVGELQLGDSDDPKELVHGDVKAITESAGHLRAFHAAFEETGSGLRSMDSEHWQGQAADAFRAKFQPHPTQWLVTADACAAAAVALDEFSHTVGWAQDQAKQAIDAYNAAKKAHQQAQDAYNASVDSYNKAVRTWNDAAKSNPNPGPKPTDPGAFQDPSTEQLSHAQDLLRGARAARDSAADAAAKAIRAATDAAPAKPSFTERMKLDAVDLAEGGMDGYEHLYGGVVKGAADIIKFGRGMNPLDVYNITHPALYLDHVNTVAAGLVNVSNHPTQLLSAVVGSGWGSDPFEASGKLFTNVAFGIATGGTGEAASVATDVGVNATKDVAENAAKDAAENAGGNAGRDAVKDPEVPGRGKDDRVCENDPIDMATGHMTLTQTDAHLAGVLPLLFTRTHDSHYRAGRWMGPTWACTLDERLEIDKEGVVLLLGDCIALAYPHPTPGLPTLPSTGARWPLALDSEGRYTVTDPVSGHIRTFTVDPANPELAPIDSLTDRPGHRLTFDYDHDGAPTGIRHSAGYHLEIDITDSRVTALRVGDLELVRYHYTDGHLTEVINSSGLPLRFEYDDAGRMTAWIDRNNSRYDYAYDEQDRCIAQGGSGGHLRWRYEYRPGRTIATNSLGAVEQYEVNESHQITAHTNALGHTTRFTRDRYHRLLSVTDPLGRTTAYEYDATGNVITVTRPDGTQSHARYDASNLPTTVVDPDGSAWRQTYDSSGNRTSLTDPAGATTDFTYGPSGHLSAVTDALGNTTTVKCDAAGLVLAATDQLGGVTRYQRDAFGRPIAVTDSLGNTTHLAWTPEGLIASRTGPDGATETWTYDGEGNALTHTNPLGAVTAMEYTDFDLLAARTDPDGTRYAFAYDDELRLTQVTNPQGLTWTYQYDTAGRLTAETDFDNRTLTYTHDEAGQLTARTNGLGQRISYSYDSLGNLTEKDAAGTPTTYTYDPLGRLLSATSPTAHLTRTLDPLGRVLTETVNGRTLTATYDLLGRRTTRTTPTSTLSAWAYDPAGNPLALTTAGHTVTFDRDAAGRETTRHLSEAVRLTTTWDAAHRRSTQTLTDSARTLQDRAYHYRADGNLIALDDQHTGTRRFDLDDLGRVTAVHAANWTERYAYDPAGNLADAAWPTREDSAVGARTYTGTRITNAGRTRYEHDTQGRVTSRRQTTLSGRTDTWRYTWDAEDRLTAVTTPDGTKWHYLYDPFGRRITKQRMASDGTTVAEWTDFTWDGPTLAEQSAHSPNLPGPYTLTWDHDGLHPLTQTEHLHSQEAVDRRFFAIITDLIGTPTHLLNPDGTTAWQARTTLWGTTTHPKTSTTTTPLRFPGQYYDPETRLHYNHHRHYDPTTARYLSPDPLGLTPAPNPATYVHNPHTWSDPLGLAPYDPKGVDLSKARRVSGRFENKGNPNEIVYRQKTDGTVTAYAVYDDLGRLVKRVDVDPNSAPHAGIPAPHALEMHINTNPKTGQEFPVWDKMPRPLRPDEEIYWSS; encoded by the coding sequence ATGGGGTTTCTGGATTCGGTCGGGGACGGTCTGGAGGGTCTGTACAAGGACGGTAAGAAGGCGGTTGGGCAGGCGATCGACCAGAACGCCCATGCGTTGGGCGGGATGCTGGACTTCGTCGGCCTGCACGAGGCGGCGCATGCGGTGGACACGTTCGGCGACAAGGTGGCCGACAATCTGGGTGCGCAGGTCGGGGAGTTGCAGCTCGGGGACTCGGATGATCCGAAGGAGCTGGTGCACGGTGATGTGAAGGCGATCACCGAGTCGGCGGGGCATCTGCGGGCGTTCCATGCCGCGTTCGAGGAGACCGGCAGCGGGCTGCGGTCGATGGATTCGGAGCACTGGCAGGGGCAGGCCGCGGATGCGTTCCGTGCCAAGTTCCAGCCTCATCCGACGCAGTGGCTGGTGACGGCGGACGCGTGCGCGGCGGCTGCGGTGGCGTTGGACGAGTTCTCGCACACGGTCGGTTGGGCGCAGGACCAGGCGAAGCAGGCCATCGACGCGTACAACGCGGCGAAGAAGGCTCACCAGCAGGCGCAGGACGCGTACAACGCGAGCGTCGACAGCTACAACAAGGCCGTCAGGACGTGGAACGACGCCGCCAAGTCCAACCCCAACCCCGGTCCCAAGCCCACCGATCCGGGCGCGTTCCAGGACCCGTCCACCGAGCAGCTCAGCCATGCCCAGGACCTGCTGCGCGGCGCCCGGGCGGCTCGGGACAGCGCGGCCGACGCGGCGGCGAAGGCGATCAGGGCTGCCACGGACGCGGCGCCGGCGAAGCCGAGCTTCACCGAGCGGATGAAGCTGGACGCGGTCGACCTGGCCGAGGGCGGCATGGACGGCTACGAGCACCTGTACGGCGGGGTCGTGAAGGGTGCGGCGGACATCATCAAGTTCGGCCGGGGCATGAACCCGCTGGACGTCTACAACATCACCCACCCCGCCCTGTACCTCGACCATGTCAACACGGTCGCCGCCGGCCTGGTCAACGTCTCCAACCACCCCACCCAGCTGCTCTCCGCAGTGGTGGGGTCGGGGTGGGGATCGGACCCGTTCGAGGCGAGCGGCAAGCTGTTCACCAACGTCGCCTTCGGCATCGCCACCGGCGGTACGGGCGAGGCCGCCTCGGTCGCCACGGACGTGGGCGTCAACGCCACCAAGGACGTCGCCGAGAACGCGGCCAAAGACGCGGCTGAGAACGCGGGCGGAAACGCAGGCCGTGACGCCGTCAAGGACCCCGAGGTCCCGGGCCGCGGCAAGGACGACCGGGTCTGCGAGAACGACCCGATCGACATGGCTACCGGCCACATGACGCTCACCCAGACCGACGCCCACCTGGCCGGCGTCCTGCCGCTGCTATTCACCCGCACCCACGACTCGCACTACCGGGCCGGGCGCTGGATGGGCCCGACGTGGGCCTGCACCCTGGACGAGCGCCTGGAGATCGATAAGGAAGGGGTCGTCCTCCTCCTCGGCGACTGCATCGCCCTGGCCTACCCCCACCCCACCCCCGGCCTGCCCACCCTCCCGAGCACAGGCGCCCGCTGGCCCCTCGCCCTGGACTCCGAGGGCCGCTATACCGTCACCGACCCAGTCTCCGGCCACATACGCACCTTCACTGTCGACCCGGCCAACCCCGAGCTTGCTCCGATCGACTCGCTCACCGACCGCCCCGGCCACCGCCTCACGTTCGACTACGACCACGACGGCGCACCCACCGGCATCCGCCACAGCGCCGGCTACCACCTCGAAATCGACATCACCGACTCCCGCGTTACCGCCCTGCGCGTCGGCGACCTCGAACTCGTCCGCTACCACTACACCGACGGCCACCTCACTGAGGTCATCAACTCCTCCGGCCTTCCACTGCGCTTCGAGTACGACGACGCCGGGCGGATGACCGCCTGGATTGACCGCAACAACTCCCGCTACGACTACGCCTACGACGAGCAGGACCGCTGCATCGCCCAGGGCGGCTCCGGCGGCCACCTGCGCTGGCGATACGAGTACCGCCCAGGACGCACGATCGCCACCAACTCCCTTGGCGCGGTGGAGCAGTACGAGGTCAACGAGAGCCACCAGATCACCGCTCACACCAACGCGCTCGGCCACACCACCCGCTTCACCCGCGACCGCTACCACCGCCTGCTGTCCGTCACCGACCCGCTCGGCCGCACCACGGCCTACGAGTACGACGCGACCGGAAACGTCATCACGGTGACCCGCCCGGACGGCACCCAGTCCCACGCCCGCTACGACGCGAGCAACCTGCCCACTACTGTCGTCGACCCGGACGGGTCCGCCTGGCGCCAGACCTACGACAGCAGTGGCAACCGCACCTCACTGACCGACCCAGCCGGCGCCACTACCGACTTCACCTACGGCCCGAGCGGCCACCTATCCGCCGTTACCGACGCGCTCGGCAACACCACCACCGTGAAGTGCGACGCGGCCGGCCTCGTCCTCGCCGCCACTGACCAGCTCGGCGGAGTGACCCGCTACCAGCGAGACGCCTTCGGCCGCCCGATCGCCGTCACCGATTCCCTCGGCAACACCACGCACCTCGCCTGGACCCCCGAGGGCCTGATCGCCTCCCGGACCGGTCCCGACGGCGCGACCGAGACCTGGACCTATGACGGTGAGGGTAACGCCCTCACCCACACCAACCCCCTCGGCGCGGTCACCGCCATGGAGTACACCGACTTCGACCTGCTCGCCGCCCGCACCGACCCGGACGGCACGCGTTATGCCTTCGCCTACGACGACGAACTGCGCCTCACCCAGGTCACCAACCCCCAAGGCCTCACCTGGACCTATCAGTACGACACCGCAGGCCGTCTGACAGCCGAGACTGACTTCGACAACCGCACACTCACCTACACCCATGACGAGGCCGGGCAACTAACTGCCCGGACCAACGGTCTGGGCCAGCGGATCAGCTACAGCTACGACTCGCTGGGCAACCTCACCGAAAAGGACGCGGCCGGCACTCCCACCACCTACACCTACGACCCCCTGGGCCGGCTCCTCTCCGCCACCAGCCCTACCGCCCACCTCACTCGTACTCTTGACCCCCTCGGCCGGGTCCTCACCGAAACCGTCAACGGGCGAACCCTCACCGCCACCTATGACCTCCTCGGTCGGCGCACAACCCGCACCACCCCCACCAGCACCCTCAGCGCTTGGGCCTACGACCCGGCCGGCAACCCGCTCGCACTCACCACCGCCGGACACACCGTCACCTTCGATCGCGACGCCGCCGGCCGCGAGACCACCCGCCACCTCAGCGAGGCCGTCCGCCTCACCACCACCTGGGACGCCGCCCACCGCCGCAGCACCCAGACGCTCACCGACAGCGCCCGCACCCTCCAAGACCGCGCCTACCACTACCGCGCCGACGGCAACCTGATCGCCCTCGACGACCAGCACACCGGTACCCGCCGCTTCGACCTCGACGACCTTGGCCGCGTCACCGCCGTCCATGCCGCCAACTGGACCGAGCGCTACGCCTACGACCCGGCAGGCAATCTCGCCGACGCCGCGTGGCCCACCCGCGAGGACAGTGCTGTCGGCGCCCGCACCTACACCGGCACACGGATCACCAACGCCGGCCGCACCCGCTACGAGCACGACACCCAAGGCCGCGTCACCTCTCGCCGCCAGACCACCCTCTCCGGCCGCACCGACACCTGGCGCTACACCTGGGATGCGGAGGATCGCCTCACAGCCGTCACCACCCCCGACGGCACCAAGTGGCACTACCTCTACGACCCCTTCGGCCGCCGCATCACCAAGCAGCGCATGGCTTCTGACGGCACAACGGTGGCGGAGTGGACCGATTTCACCTGGGACGGCCCCACTCTCGCTGAGCAGAGCGCCCACAGCCCCAACCTCCCGGGCCCCTACACCCTCACCTGGGACCACGACGGCCTCCACCCCCTCACCCAGACCGAACACCTCCACTCCCAAGAAGCCGTCGACCGCCGCTTCTTCGCCATCATCACCGACCTCATCGGAACCCCCACCCACCTCCTCAACCCCGACGGCACCACAGCCTGGCAAGCCCGCACCACCCTCTGGGGCACCACCACCCACCCCAAAACCAGCACCACCACAACCCCCCTCCGCTTTCCCGGCCAGTACTACGACCCCGAAACCCGCCTCCACTACAACCACCACCGCCACTACGACCCCACCACCGCGCGCTATCTCAGCCCCGACCCCCTCGGGCTCACCCCAGCGCCCAACCCCGCCACTTACGTCCACAACCCACACACCTGGAGCGATCCGCTCGGCCTGGCGCCGTACGACCCCAAGGGAGTCGACCTTTCGAAAGCGCGTAGGGTGAGCGGCAGGTTCGAGAACAAGGGGAACCCCAATGAGATCGTCTACCGCCAAAAAACCGATGGTACGGTGACGGCATACGCGGTCTACGATGATCTGGGGCGGTTGGTCAAGCGTGTCGATGTGGACCCGAATTCCGCGCCGCATGCCGGCATACCTGCTCCGCATGCGTTGGAAATGCATATCAATACCAATCCGAAAACTGGTCAAGAGTTTCCGGTGTGGGATAAGATGCCCCGCCCCCTCAGGCCTGACGAGGAAATTTATTGGAGCAGCTGA
- a CDS encoding IS701 family transposase, translating to MELQAMPALDADLAEFTGDIFKYLAYEGQRRYGQQYLRGLMLDGKRKSVEPMAERLGIPRQNLGHFVAQSTWDYSEVMRRVAARAVNVISPSAWLIDDHPFVRYGHGTAGAIVQHCGERNQHLCQVGVSVHAVSGRGSTPLHWRLFLPQKWAEDPVQCAKAGVPPGLAHRTKQQIALDLLDELAEWGNAPPLVIADSDYGTNVAFRTGLTARDIRWLLAVQGDTVVPPATGTPVTAWAKRRPTVSVDTLAGANRHRATRFIDRAKTASHRARSGWFAAIPVHIAGIIERGHVAETDSRLLPQRTLLVQWRRKNGGGVFRSWITDLPPDTPLSALVRHATSRWRIETDYREMEQALGLGDYEGRTYRGFHHHVTLVSAAHLFCLEQRLNPKDQDTP from the coding sequence ATGGAGCTACAGGCCATGCCCGCGCTGGACGCGGACCTCGCGGAGTTCACCGGTGACATCTTCAAGTACCTGGCCTATGAGGGCCAACGCAGGTATGGACAGCAGTACTTGCGGGGGTTGATGCTCGACGGCAAACGCAAGTCGGTGGAGCCGATGGCTGAGCGCCTGGGCATCCCACGACAGAATCTGGGCCACTTCGTCGCCCAGTCCACCTGGGACTACTCCGAGGTGATGCGACGGGTTGCGGCGCGGGCGGTCAATGTCATCTCACCGTCGGCCTGGCTGATCGACGACCATCCGTTCGTCCGCTACGGCCACGGCACTGCGGGGGCGATCGTGCAGCACTGCGGCGAACGCAACCAGCACTTGTGCCAGGTCGGAGTGTCCGTGCACGCGGTGTCCGGGCGAGGGTCGACCCCGCTGCACTGGCGCCTGTTCCTTCCACAGAAGTGGGCAGAGGATCCGGTGCAGTGCGCGAAGGCCGGGGTCCCGCCCGGGCTCGCGCACCGCACCAAGCAGCAGATCGCCCTGGACCTGCTCGACGAACTCGCCGAATGGGGGAACGCCCCGCCTCTGGTCATCGCCGACAGTGACTACGGCACCAACGTCGCGTTCCGGACCGGGCTCACAGCCCGCGACATCCGCTGGCTGCTGGCAGTCCAGGGGGACACGGTGGTCCCGCCTGCCACGGGTACGCCGGTCACCGCCTGGGCGAAACGACGCCCCACCGTCTCCGTCGACACCCTCGCCGGGGCCAACCGGCACCGGGCCACCCGATTCATCGACCGCGCCAAGACCGCGAGCCACCGAGCCCGCTCTGGCTGGTTCGCCGCCATTCCCGTGCACATCGCCGGCATCATCGAACGCGGACACGTCGCGGAAACCGACAGCCGGCTCCTGCCCCAGCGCACCCTGCTGGTTCAGTGGCGGCGCAAGAACGGCGGAGGGGTGTTCCGCTCCTGGATCACCGACCTGCCCCCGGATACTCCACTGTCGGCCCTGGTCAGGCACGCCACCAGCCGCTGGCGTATCGAGACCGACTACCGCGAGATGGAGCAGGCCCTGGGTCTGGGAGACTACGAGGGCCGGACCTACCGCGGATTCCACCACCACGTCACCCTGGTGTCAGCCGCGCACCTGTTCTGCCTGGAACAGCGCCTCAACCCAAAAGATCAGGACACGCCCTGA
- a CDS encoding recombinase family protein yields MGGRPPYGYRLVDAGPHPNRSFARRGVRLRRLDTDPHTGPIVRWIFAQRLAGHSLARITRALNDVQVPPPSAVDPDRNPHRDGRHWQVPTVRAILANPRYTGRQVWNRRAPTAS; encoded by the coding sequence TTGGGCGGACGGCCTCCCTACGGCTACCGTCTGGTGGACGCGGGCCCGCACCCCAACCGGTCCTTCGCCCGCCGCGGCGTGCGCCTGCGACGGCTGGACACCGACCCGCACACGGGCCCGATCGTGCGATGGATCTTCGCCCAGCGCCTGGCCGGCCACAGCCTCGCCCGGATCACCCGCGCCCTGAACGACGTGCAGGTCCCGCCCCCGTCCGCCGTCGACCCGGACCGCAACCCGCACCGCGACGGCCGACACTGGCAGGTCCCCACCGTGCGGGCCATCCTGGCGAACCCTCGCTACACCGGCCGCCAGGTCTGGAACCGCCGCGCACCGACCGCGAGCTGA
- a CDS encoding ISAs1 family transposase encodes MCRQSATVCLVKSPTLEEVAGLSLVERLRVLPDPRRRRGVRHPFVAVLLVAASAVVAGARSYAAIGQWSANAPQQALARLGARVAGALGVRIGPSAATIRRVVNLVCPRGLADLTGADPGGADSVAVDGKTARGSRNGQTPAAHLLAAMTGDGRTVTQLRVPDKTNEITCFATLLEPYDLTGITVTADALHTQRAHARFLVEEKKAHYLLVVKANQPELHRRLRSLPWKDVTARRYDREIGHGRKETRVTRALTITGLGLDFPHAVQAVRILRHRTDLKVGTVSRQTVYAITDLTSQEASPQRLGQLARSQWTIENRLHFVRDTTFGEDASKIRTGHGPENMATLRNLAINTLRQHGHRNIAAGLRHVSYEPFNRPLDLLGIA; translated from the coding sequence ATGTGCCGTCAGTCTGCCACCGTCTGTCTCGTCAAGTCGCCCACTCTGGAGGAGGTGGCGGGACTCTCGCTGGTGGAGCGGTTGCGGGTGCTGCCGGATCCGCGTCGGCGGCGCGGTGTGCGTCACCCGTTCGTGGCGGTGCTGCTGGTTGCTGCCTCGGCGGTGGTCGCCGGCGCGCGCTCGTATGCGGCGATCGGCCAGTGGTCCGCGAATGCTCCGCAGCAGGCCCTGGCCCGGCTGGGTGCTCGTGTGGCGGGCGCGTTGGGGGTGCGCATCGGGCCGAGCGCCGCCACGATCCGACGGGTCGTCAACCTGGTCTGCCCCCGGGGCCTGGCCGATCTAACCGGTGCTGATCCCGGCGGTGCGGACTCGGTGGCCGTGGACGGCAAGACCGCCCGTGGCTCCCGGAACGGCCAGACTCCCGCCGCCCACCTGCTGGCCGCGATGACCGGTGACGGCCGGACCGTCACCCAGCTACGGGTTCCCGACAAGACCAACGAAATCACGTGCTTCGCCACGCTGCTGGAGCCCTACGACCTGACCGGGATCACCGTCACCGCCGACGCCCTGCACACCCAGCGCGCCCACGCGCGCTTCCTCGTGGAGGAGAAGAAGGCCCACTACCTGCTGGTGGTCAAGGCCAACCAGCCTGAGCTGCACCGCCGGCTGCGGTCACTGCCGTGGAAGGACGTCACCGCGAGGCGCTACGACCGCGAGATCGGCCACGGCCGCAAGGAGACCCGCGTGACCAGGGCACTCACCATCACCGGTCTCGGCCTGGACTTTCCCCACGCCGTCCAGGCCGTGCGGATCCTGCGACACCGCACCGACCTCAAGGTTGGCACCGTGAGCCGTCAGACCGTCTATGCGATCACCGACTTGACCTCACAAGAAGCCTCACCCCAGCGCCTGGGCCAGCTCGCCAGGTCACAGTGGACCATCGAGAACCGGCTGCACTTCGTCCGCGACACCACCTTCGGCGAGGACGCCTCGAAGATCCGCACCGGCCACGGACCCGAGAACATGGCGACCCTCCGCAACTTGGCGATCAACACGCTGCGACAGCACGGACACCGCAACATCGCTGCCGGCCTCCGCCACGTCTCCTACGAGCCCTTCAACAGGCCGCTGGACCTCCTGGGCATCGCCTGA
- a CDS encoding WGR and DUF4132 domain-containing protein, which produces MQRWELVGDGSAKFWEAAVEGASVQVRYGRIGSEGRVQVKELDSTAAARAHLAKQVAEKERKGYAEVAVADDVVPVVEPESSTELPDEDSFVLPEAWRETALPRRGGVVRVVPQPGPEAVEQEERRIDDDREWIAQVLAAADSDPELVRAAHAYLSGEPDPVGAAAVASMLPPEWQDGRTEDTPFADAWVARHGLGFAARAMLAMHEVETHYLQQGSRRYDLALRLRVSYPHRYVSPQRQLDDRVRALLACAEEPVYQEAVAAIANHRTTPRRRVVAAYLAPGMSGWVDDCLADEPGYGEDGPALRVLLLHALDHPAQVERLGPFPKLYWSAWSVQLVATLADGIGTACVPFLGGAIDLAYGADGIRAITALAAQFPTDDAFHLLVARLDDKHIRPALQDAMQRYPVRAVRLLADAALKGGKNAPAARQLLNTHVLLHKARLPEILPRLDAAAAELVASLDGARERVAEAAPAALPPVLVSAPWMTRPRVPRKARVLAGLQADEAAQLAWRPGERERWARADFPGWQYPENTDWTAEAERVLSGRSSGLWYAARLLAQGPEEELAPFVAEWSPTDLWGATEYLQPVVGKYGLAALPMVRAAARAKPANLAPLLLPFLDAEVARVLADGFVRLKSVQPTARSWFARHGIPAALLLVPDAVGPAGPARNAAEQALRLVATGEGVEPVLAAVAARYGEQAAEIVAEVLAADPMENALPARMPVLPVWVQPAVLPQLLIASGEALPDEAVRHVLTMLALSKPGAAYPGLAVVIEACRADSLAGFAWALFEEWRQAGLPAKESWILHALGALGDDETVRRLTPILRDWPGQGAHHRAVEGLDVLAAIGTDVALLHLHGIAQRVKFKALKVRAQEKIAEVAEGLGLTGEQLSDRLVPDLGLGPDGTAVIDYGPCQFTVGFDEQLRPFVLDADGKRRKDLPAPGARDDQELAPAERKRFTALKKDVRTVAVDQIHRLEAAMVAQRTWTAVGFQGLFVEHPLVWHLARRLVWLADAADGTSTAFRVAEDRTFADVTDDAFVLSEDATVRLAHPLHLGEQVAAWSEVFADYEILQPFRQLGRQVHLLTPQEASANRLHRFEGCTVPVGRLLGLTKRGWERGEPQDAGIERWFSKPLADGCHLVIQLDEGICVGLVTEFPDQTFETVWLDSAPGDHWSSREYPLRFGDLDPVIASELLADLEEVTAK; this is translated from the coding sequence GTGCAGCGCTGGGAGCTCGTCGGTGACGGTTCTGCGAAGTTCTGGGAGGCTGCGGTCGAGGGCGCGTCAGTGCAGGTGCGCTACGGCCGGATCGGCTCCGAGGGCCGCGTCCAGGTGAAGGAGTTGGACTCCACCGCCGCGGCACGGGCGCACCTGGCCAAGCAGGTGGCGGAGAAGGAGCGGAAGGGGTACGCCGAGGTCGCGGTGGCCGATGACGTCGTGCCGGTTGTGGAGCCCGAGTCGTCCACCGAACTGCCTGACGAGGACTCCTTCGTGCTGCCCGAAGCCTGGCGGGAGACGGCGCTGCCGCGCCGCGGAGGTGTGGTGCGGGTCGTGCCCCAGCCCGGCCCGGAAGCGGTCGAGCAGGAGGAGCGACGGATCGACGACGACCGCGAGTGGATCGCCCAGGTGCTGGCTGCCGCCGACTCCGACCCCGAACTGGTGCGCGCCGCCCATGCTTACCTGTCTGGTGAGCCGGACCCGGTGGGCGCCGCCGCCGTTGCGAGCATGTTGCCGCCCGAGTGGCAGGACGGCCGCACCGAGGACACGCCGTTCGCCGACGCGTGGGTCGCCCGGCACGGACTGGGCTTCGCCGCCCGCGCGATGCTGGCGATGCACGAGGTCGAGACCCATTACCTGCAGCAAGGATCCCGGCGGTACGACCTGGCGCTGCGGCTGCGGGTCTCGTACCCACACCGCTACGTCTCCCCGCAGCGTCAGTTGGATGACCGGGTCCGTGCGCTGCTCGCCTGCGCGGAGGAGCCGGTGTACCAGGAGGCCGTCGCGGCGATCGCGAACCACCGGACCACTCCCCGGCGCCGGGTCGTCGCGGCCTACCTCGCCCCGGGCATGTCCGGCTGGGTGGATGATTGCCTCGCGGACGAGCCCGGATACGGCGAGGACGGGCCGGCGCTGCGGGTGCTGCTGCTGCACGCGCTGGACCACCCAGCGCAGGTGGAGCGGCTCGGTCCCTTCCCCAAGCTGTACTGGAGCGCGTGGTCGGTGCAACTCGTCGCGACCCTCGCCGATGGCATCGGCACGGCCTGCGTGCCGTTCCTCGGCGGCGCGATAGATCTGGCCTACGGCGCGGACGGGATCCGGGCGATCACCGCACTGGCGGCGCAGTTCCCGACCGATGACGCGTTCCACCTGCTGGTCGCCCGTCTGGATGACAAGCACATCCGCCCCGCACTGCAGGACGCCATGCAGCGGTACCCGGTGCGAGCCGTGCGACTGCTCGCCGATGCGGCGCTCAAGGGCGGCAAGAACGCGCCGGCCGCCCGGCAGCTGCTCAACACTCATGTGCTGCTGCACAAGGCCCGGCTGCCCGAGATACTGCCGCGACTCGACGCTGCGGCAGCGGAGTTGGTCGCCAGCCTGGACGGTGCCCGGGAGCGGGTGGCCGAGGCTGCGCCGGCAGCGCTGCCGCCGGTGCTGGTGTCGGCGCCGTGGATGACCCGCCCGCGCGTACCCCGCAAGGCGCGAGTTCTCGCCGGCCTCCAGGCGGACGAGGCGGCGCAGTTGGCCTGGCGCCCCGGCGAGCGGGAGCGCTGGGCTCGGGCCGACTTCCCCGGGTGGCAGTATCCGGAGAACACCGACTGGACCGCGGAGGCGGAGCGCGTACTTAGCGGCCGCAGCTCCGGCCTCTGGTACGCGGCCCGGCTGCTGGCGCAAGGCCCCGAGGAGGAGCTCGCCCCGTTCGTCGCCGAGTGGAGCCCCACCGACTTGTGGGGCGCGACGGAGTATCTGCAGCCCGTGGTCGGCAAGTACGGCTTGGCGGCGTTGCCGATGGTGCGTGCGGCCGCGCGGGCCAAGCCGGCCAACCTCGCGCCGTTGTTGCTGCCGTTCCTCGATGCGGAGGTGGCGCGGGTGCTGGCGGACGGCTTCGTGCGGCTCAAGTCGGTGCAGCCGACGGCGCGTTCCTGGTTCGCCCGGCATGGCATACCCGCGGCCCTGCTGCTGGTTCCCGACGCGGTCGGCCCCGCCGGACCGGCCCGGAACGCGGCCGAACAGGCGCTGCGGCTGGTCGCGACCGGCGAGGGTGTCGAGCCCGTGCTGGCCGCCGTTGCCGCCCGCTACGGGGAGCAGGCGGCGGAGATCGTCGCCGAGGTGCTGGCCGCGGATCCGATGGAGAACGCCCTTCCCGCGCGGATGCCGGTACTGCCGGTCTGGGTGCAGCCGGCGGTGCTGCCGCAGTTGCTGATCGCCTCGGGCGAGGCGCTGCCGGACGAGGCGGTGCGGCATGTGCTGACCATGCTGGCGCTCTCCAAGCCCGGCGCCGCGTACCCCGGCCTCGCCGTCGTCATCGAGGCCTGCCGGGCCGACTCGCTCGCCGGGTTCGCCTGGGCGCTGTTCGAGGAGTGGCGGCAGGCCGGACTGCCCGCCAAGGAGAGCTGGATCCTGCACGCGCTCGGGGCCCTGGGGGACGACGAGACGGTGCGCCGGCTCACCCCGATCCTGCGCGACTGGCCGGGCCAGGGCGCGCACCACCGCGCCGTCGAGGGCCTGGACGTGCTGGCCGCGATCGGCACCGATGTCGCACTGCTGCACCTGCACGGCATCGCCCAGCGGGTGAAGTTCAAGGCGCTCAAGGTCCGTGCCCAGGAGAAGATCGCCGAGGTGGCGGAGGGCCTGGGCCTGACCGGCGAGCAGCTCTCGGACCGTCTGGTCCCCGATCTCGGCCTCGGCCCGGACGGCACCGCGGTGATCGACTACGGTCCGTGCCAGTTCACCGTCGGCTTCGACGAGCAGCTGCGCCCGTTCGTGCTGGACGCCGACGGCAAGCGGCGCAAGGATCTGCCCGCCCCCGGCGCACGGGACGACCAGGAGCTGGCCCCGGCCGAGCGGAAGCGATTCACCGCGTTGAAGAAGGACGTGCGCACCGTAGCGGTCGACCAGATCCATCGGTTGGAGGCTGCCATGGTCGCCCAACGCACCTGGACCGCAGTCGGGTTCCAGGGACTCTTCGTCGAGCACCCGCTCGTCTGGCACCTCGCGCGCCGGCTGGTCTGGCTCGCTGACGCGGCCGACGGCACTTCGACGGCCTTCAGGGTCGCCGAGGACCGCACCTTCGCCGACGTGACGGACGACGCCTTCGTCCTCTCCGAGGACGCGACGGTTCGACTCGCGCACCCGCTGCACCTCGGTGAGCAGGTGGCGGCATGGTCGGAGGTCTTCGCCGACTACGAGATCCTCCAGCCGTTCCGTCAGCTCGGCCGCCAGGTGCACCTGCTGACGCCACAGGAGGCGAGCGCCAATCGGCTGCACCGCTTCGAAGGCTGCACGGTGCCGGTCGGCCGTCTGCTCGGTCTGACCAAGCGCGGCTGGGAGCGCGGCGAGCCGCAGGACGCCGGCATCGAGCGCTGGTTCTCCAAGCCCCTCGCCGACGGCTGCCACCTGGTCATCCAGCTCGACGAGGGCATCTGTGTCGGCTTGGTGACCGAGTTTCCCGACCAGACCTTCGAGACGGTCTGGCTGGACTCGGCGCCCGGCGACCACTGGAGCAGCCGCGAGTACCCCCTGCGGTTCGGCGACCTGGACCCGGTCATCGCCTCCGAACTGCTCGCCGACCTGGAGGAGGTGACGGCCAAGTGA